Within the Streptomyces sp. R41 genome, the region GACAGAACTGGCCGTCGGTCAGCTCTGGTCGAGCAGGCGGTGCAGCGCGGACGCCTCGGGGACCCCCAGTGCGTCGAAGAGCCCGGCCGCGGTCTGCCACTGGCGGCGGGCCGCGGTGCGGTCCCCGGACTCCTGGCTCAGCCTGCCGAGGCCGGTCAGGGCACGGGCCTGCTCGTAGCGGTCGCCGTTGTGTTGGGCCAGCTCCAGGGCGGTGCGGAAGGAATCGGCGGCGTCCTCGGACTTTCCGGTGGCGTGCTGGGCTTCGCCGAGGTCGACGAGCGCGCCGGTCTCGACCTCGGCCTCGCCCACCTCATGGGCGAGTTCCACCGCCCGGCCCAACTGGTCGAGGGCCTCACTGTGGCGGCCGGCCCGCAGATGGACGTCGCCGAGGCCGCGCAGGGCATCGGCCTGGCCTGTCCGGTATCCCGTCTCCAGGTAGATGGGCAGGGCCTGTTCATGATGGTCGGCGGCGTCGGCGAGGCGGCCAAGACGCAGGCTTGCCGAGCCGAGGTTGGTGAGCGCGACCGCCTCGCCGACCCGGTTACCGATCTCACGGTTGATGGTGAGGGCGCGGGCGTAGTGGTCGTACGCCTCGGCGTAGCGGCCGGTGCGCTCCAGGGTGGTGCCCAGGTTGTTGAGGACCCGGGCCTGGCCGATGCGGTCGCCGCGCTCCTGGTAGAGGGTGAGCGCCCGCTGCTGGTGGTCGAGTGCCTTCGGGTAGTCGCCGAGCTGCCGGTACACGGTGCCGAGGCCGTACAGGGCGGCGCCCTCTCCGATGTTGCCGGCCAGTTCCCGGTGCAGGGCGAGCGCCTCTTCCAGGTGGCCGCGGGCCTCTTCGTACCGGCCGAGCCGCCAGGCCAGTGTGCCGAGCCCCTGCAGCGCGTTCGCCTCGCCGGCCCGGTCGCCGCTCTCGCGGTGCGCTGCGAGTGCCTGCAGGTGGTGGTCGACGGCCGCGGTGTACGAACCGGTGCGCAGATGGGCGGTGCCCAGACGGTTGAGGGCGTCGGCCTCTGCCCGGAGGTCGTGCCGGGCGCGGGCGGCTCGCAGGGCGAGCCCGTGCAGAGTGAGGCCGTCGCGGTAGTGGGCACCGGTGTCGAGGTGACGGTCCAGGCAGACCGAGAGCTCGACGGTGTGCTCCGGCGAGATGTCGACAGCGGCGGCCGCGACGGCCAGGAGGTTGGAATGCTCGGCGGCCAGCCAGGGGTCGTGCGGTCCGGCGGCGCGGCGGGCGGTGTGCAGATAGTGGTTGAGGAGCCGGAGCAGCGCGGGCTGCCGGTCGGTGCGGTCCGCGGCCTGCTCGGCCGCGTAGGCGCGGAGCAGATCGTGCATCGCGAAGCGGCCCGCGCTGCTCTCGTCGAGGAGGTGGGCGCGCGTGAGGGTGTCCAGCAGCCGGTGCGCCGTGACCGGTTCGGCGTCGAGGAGCGCGGCGGCGGCCTCGATGCCGATGTCCTGGCCGGGGTGCAGTCCGAGCAGTTGGAACGTGGTGAGCGCCGGGTCGGGCAGCAAGCGGCAGGACCAGGAGAACACCGTGCGTACGGCGGTGTAGTCGTCCTCGCCCGCGGCCAGCAGGTCGAGCCGGCGGGACTCGTCGCCGAGGTCGGCCACCAGGCGGGACAGCGGTACGGCGGGATGGGCCGCCGCCAGTTCGGCGGCGATGCGCAGGGCGAGGGGCAGCCGGGCGCAGCGTTCGGCGAGGGCGACGGCCTGCTCGGGTTCGGCCTCGGCGCGAGCCCCGATCAGGCGACTGAGCAGGGCGACGGCTTCGGTGAGAGGCAGTACGTCGAGGTTGATGC harbors:
- a CDS encoding tetratricopeptide repeat protein, with product MRVLPRPDLAEGPVRSLFDALHELHHRAGRPSLRQMAKEVGCSHTTVSVAFSGPAVPRWGLLELIVETLGGDPGRFHALWLAASADPTVPAAPPAAADHFPPPRQLPGDVTAFTGRDSQIADLDRLLAESATDATAVVISAVSGTAGVGKTALAVHWAHRVADAFPDGQLYLNLRGYDPDRPVSAAEALEVFLRALGVEGSAIPHGLDERAARYRTLLAGRKTLVVLDNARSVDQVRDLLPGTPTCQVLVTSRDSLPALVARHGAVRINLDVLPLTEAVALLSRLIGARAEAEPEQAVALAERCARLPLALRIAAELAAAHPAVPLSRLVADLGDESRRLDLLAAGEDDYTAVRTVFSWSCRLLPDPALTTFQLLGLHPGQDIGIEAAAALLDAEPVTAHRLLDTLTRAHLLDESSAGRFAMHDLLRAYAAEQAADRTDRQPALLRLLNHYLHTARRAAGPHDPWLAAEHSNLLAVAAAAVDISPEHTVELSVCLDRHLDTGAHYRDGLTLHGLALRAARARHDLRAEADALNRLGTAHLRTGSYTAAVDHHLQALAAHRESGDRAGEANALQGLGTLAWRLGRYEEARGHLEEALALHRELAGNIGEGAALYGLGTVYRQLGDYPKALDHQQRALTLYQERGDRIGQARVLNNLGTTLERTGRYAEAYDHYARALTINREIGNRVGEAVALTNLGSASLRLGRLADAADHHEQALPIYLETGYRTGQADALRGLGDVHLRAGRHSEALDQLGRAVELAHEVGEAEVETGALVDLGEAQHATGKSEDAADSFRTALELAQHNGDRYEQARALTGLGRLSQESGDRTAARRQWQTAAGLFDALGVPEASALHRLLDQS